The DNA sequence tcctccaccaaggGTCGGAAAGGTTCGACCTCGCTGGCCATTGACGCTGCTACCATCGCCGGGCACTATAGCTAGGCGATGGCAAGGTTTGGCTTTGCCGGATGTGGGGAGGTCGAGCAATTAGAATATTGGATATGACTTTGTGCAAATAGTTGTTCGTCCATGATTAGATTCAATATAGGCCAACATTTACTTCATTTTTCGTTGAAATCGAGTCCGAatccatatttttcttgaggtcttATGGCATGTCTTTGGAATCTTGCCGTTTGCTATGGATGTTAAGGTAGTCGAAGTCATTGTTTGCTTTTCGATGATGCCTACGATCGGATTCTTGTCGCGTTAGCTTTCTTTCCCCGCTTTATGTGTATATGATCATTAGAACTCTAGTTCTAATTTTGGTCAAGGTTTAAGTGTGGAGAATAATTTTTGGTCGCTAGTATTGAGTGATTTGGCCATCAACGAAAGTGTGGTGATGACTGTAATTGGCCGATTACGAGATGGGTAACGGTCGTTGGCGTCGGTGGTGGCCGACGACGACCAAGGATGGAGATTAGCGGCGATGCAAGCAAGCACAGGCGAAGGCTCAAGAAGAGGTGctgtgaggaagaagaagaacattaaataagaaaaagaaattaaaaaaatgaaaaaaaatgaaaatattattaaaaagtgcCTCATCAGTGCAAAAAGttggttggatggattgaatttgcacaaatgaaaaaaatttaggactgaattggcacaaaaaaaagatttaggactgaaataacacaaatgtaaaattttcaagactgagttggcaaaattaaaaagtttaagactgaattgaaaatAGTGTAATGGGTTTAGGActattttgacaatttccccCCACTTTATATTCccaatttcaagtttttttacTCTTTACTTACAATGAATTTTGTTGTCATTTTTATGCAATTGCCTGAAAGTAAAATTTACATACTTGACAAGCAATGATTGAAACGACAAAGAAGATAAATTACAGTGCACTATACGAGAATACAACTTTTCTCAAGCAAGAAGACATACTTTGATTTACATATATATTACTTTTGTATACCTAAACGATAAACCATAAAAGTAAATGCGCAATTTATTGTTAATTCTTgacagaaatttttttggggtcaattctggacagaaattttttttggtcaaatctgGACAGAAATTGACAAAGTATGTTTCATAGCAATTGCATTGGTATGAAATTGTGTTAGCTAATGCTATGTTAATTTGACACATTTCGAGTCGTCTATGTTCTTCCTATCTTATCAATTATTAAAGTCAGGACATTTCATCCGATTTGTAATGTAATAATTTAAATaagtggttcttgaactttttaatGATATCTCAATTATTAggaaatttttgttcaaaagaTATTCTTAATGCATATTTTAAGTCATCTCACTAATATAGCTTAGAAATACGtttcaataatataaaaatattggacaaaaacgataaaaacataaaatacaTTACATATATTTTTTCTCAGTTCCAAATGCTTTTAGAAAAATTCTTCATAGTAAAACTCACAATCCtagaaaattttggctaaaataatTATATGTAATACTATCGTCATTGTGCCATAGACACGGGTTTATCACTAGTTGATGTGAGATTTTGTTAAACCATtatcaactgctctaaaagcttaagcttaaggcgtggtttaatatttaattactctaacagaCATGGTTATGCCAACAAAGTAGAACTAAAATAAGTCTGATTGGTAGATTAATATTGCTGCTATTTAACTGCTATACATAGGGGAAGATCAATTTTAGGTTTCATTTGTTCTgcgaaaaataattgatttaaaaaaaacttttataaaattgatcgcttgtatcccttacaaaaatgaaagaacgaaaaatatttttatcgacCATGAAAATATTAACCCATAAATTATtcatagtgaaaatatttttcattgactaattatatcAAGTGCTACGAGCGATTAATTTTAGgataaaatatttcaaattagtcactttaaaaaaaaaagcgcacTCTCAATGTACAGTGAGGTTACAAAGtactatttttttaaagataaacaAATGGATTCTTTGAGTGACAAGTAGAGTCACGCGCACAGAAGTATTTTAATGTAGTCACAAAGTGAACGCTATGAATAATGATATCTTTTGGGATTCTTTCAATTGGAGATTAACGATTGGGGGATAGAAAAATTAAGGGGtagggaagagagaagagaaattcGATGAAGGCGAACACATTAAACAATTCTCATTAATCGAatcgaaaatattcaaaatttgttcaCGTATACGTGGGCCAGAGCTAAGAAAGGCATTTGAGCCTCGAACTCGCCCGAGGAGATTTCTCAATACAGGCAGCTACATCAAGCTATAACTAGGTAGTCTCTGAGTTTGAACATGAACATAGCGTTATAACAATTTAAGAACCAATTGACTTTAAAGCTCCGTATGtttcagaaaaatgaatgatttgaaaagtattttcagaaaaatgatcacttatattacttgaaataattaatcaataaaatttatttttattgtcgacaacaatttatttcTACATATCTTCATGGATGATGGAAATATCATTCCTTCATTcatatttttgtaagcgatataaattattattttaaaaaaatatttttcaagttattaattttttataagataTACGAAGCCTAAGTCATTTATAACACCCCAAGCGAGATTTCAAATGTTTTGAGCTGTCTTAAACTCCATCACTCTTTGTGTGCAAGCTTCTACAAATTTTCCCAAGCGTGATCATTCAATTCAGCGTAGCAGGTTACTCTATTTGGGTAACATATTACGGATATTTAGACTATCTAGGACgggtttttttttagctttttcctCCGGATTTCTCGAATCACTAATTACAAATTCCAAAAGATTTTGTTAAATTTCGATTCTGCATATCTCTGAGATCACAATCATGATTGATTTTAATTTATATCTAACTGAAATTCGGATCAGTAAGTTTAACATGGTCTTAGATGTTGTGTTATTCGACTATATACTTTCACACTGTTGGGGGTACTATCTACTAACTAGTACATGTACCAGTCCGATTTAAACATCAAAGGCAAAATATAAACATCAAAATGTTCAGATTCAAATTAACTGGAAATCAATTAGAACCCGATGGGTGAAACGACATTAACGTATGCTAAAAGACACAGACAAACAACGGCATTAGACTCGAAACGACATTGTATCTACAAGCAAGCAAATATAAAAGACACCGACAAACAAAGATGTTAGGTACACTAATAGAcactaaataagaaaaaagttaGGCATGCAACATTTTGAGAttattcctctttttttttttttttgtcgatgaGATAAGTGGGGATTAATTACTAGATGATTAGCTGGACTAATTGTCGTCACTGGACTTAGTTTAACATCATCAGATACGAATCTCGAGCTGAACGTGAAGGACATTTAATTGTGATTTATCAAAGCACCACCTTACTTACTCCCGTTGCACCTGCTCTATAGTTTAGATATGTGTATAAATTACTATTACTAGCATTATAATTGTCCAGGTATGGGACTTGGTTCCCGTGTGGCGTGAGAGACTTATATAACACAGTGGCGAGCTGGAGAGACGCATTAGACCCAAAACAAAGCTGGAGGAGTTCCGagcgaaaatcaaaattttagtagagagaaagagagaatggCTCATGAGGGGAACGGGACTGCAAGCGGATGCAGCAGCCGCAACAACGGCAACAGCAACCGGTGGTCACTTCAGGGAATGACCGCTCTCGTCACCGGTGGAACCAAAGGAATCGggtctctctttctcccttttttcatttttctctcttttctttttcatgtcgtTGGTTTCCACGGTTGACCAGCTGTTTCAGTTAAGATTAGGGTAATATACATAGTGATTTAGGcatttgatgacttttttttttctctcttttctttttcaagtcgTTGGTTTCCTCTAACATAATTTGAGTGATAGTAGGATTGTGCACGGACTAGGCGATCCCTGTGTTGAGGTATTTCTTACCCCAACCAAAACGAATCGAGGCTAAAAATCTCTAGGGCGCGACCGTTCCTTCATTAAACTAGCAAACTAGCTGGTACCGAAATAAATCGGTCGAGTCCGATCCGGTTGACAGGAACCACTAGACTACAGACTGTTTCCATTCTTCTGAAAAAATTACAGCTACATTGCTTACATATGCCCGAATCTTTAGGAACCACTTCGATTCCAGTTCCTTTCTGATTATTACCAAATATCCTATGtgttttcccaaataaaaattCGGTACATGTAAAGGCTTTAATCATTGGTCTTGACAATAAAAATTCAGTCAAATCTTCCGCACAGTTTACCGGTTCAATCACATGTACTATGGTCTTGACATTCGAAAGTTTTATACTGGAAAAGGAAGGAGTTTAATCTGTTCTTGCCTGCGCTTACTAGTTGGTAAATAGCGGCATTTATCGTACCATGATTAGGCATGCCGTCGTTGAGGAACTAGCGAGACTTGGGGCAACCGTGCATACCTGCTCCAGAAATGAAGCCGAAATTGATCAATGCTTGAAACATTGGTTGAGCAAGGGTTTCCGAGTCTCAGGTTCGGCTTGCGACGTTTCCTCAAGATCGGAGCGAGAAAAGCTTATGTCCACTGTATCCTCCCTCTTCGACGGCAAGCTCAACATCCTAGTAAGCGTGATTCGTCTTTGATCCCGTGCATAACAAGGTTGCTATTTGCGCTCTATTTTCAATAGATTTTGTTTGGTTTTCAATTCCTTGGGAGTGGTTTATGTGGTAGATAAACAACGTTGGGACTCTTGGGAACAACAGCACAACCAACATCGTAACGCCGACTGTGGATTACGCAGAGGAAGATTTTTCCTTTGTCATGACAACCAACTTCGAATCGGCCTACCATCTGAGCTGGCTTGCGCATCCGTTTCTCAAAGCCTCGGGAGCCGGAAGCATCGTGTTCTTGTCATCCGTCACCAGCGTTGTTTCAGTGGAAGGCGCCACACTTTACTCGGCTACCAAAGGTAATCTAATGTCATTATAAATAATTATCCGAGCACTTTTATGAGAAGCTAATCCCTCCGTTTTTCTTTGCCAAATTCATCGGCAGGAGCAATGAACCAGTTGGCCAAGAACTTGGCATGCGAATGGGCCAAGGACAACATAAGAAGCAACGCTATTGCACCTTGGTTTATTCAGACTCCACTAGTCGACCCTGTAATCAATCTCCTTTGGCTCTAAATTTTCTCGCCTGCTTGAAAATAGTTCACTGCGTAGATCTTGATCATGTTCGCCGCGGGATCTGATGTTAACTCATATGTCTTCACAGCTATCTAATAACGAGAAGTTCGTCGGGGAGGTGATAGCAAGGACGCCGCTCGGTCGCATCGGAGAGCCAAACGAGGTGTCGTCGTTAGTGGCCTTCTTGTGCTTGCCGGCAGCCTCTTACATAACGGGGCAGATCATTTGTGTCGATGGAGGGTTCACCGTGAATGGCTTGTCATTTCCGAGAGCATGAGTCCAATTTTGTTCTATGTCTAAAGCTGCATTTAGTCGTCTGGATTTCTAATCGGAATATGACTGGATAGAGTATGATAAGAAATCCCggaatattttcatatcctatctactgTTCGGTTTACTGcgaatttaaagtcggatatttttttttaagctatCATCATCTACTATTTGGGAGAAACCGGATATCATGCATGTTGGATACAACGATGCGACCAATGCGACCACATAGTTGAAAACCCATTTGATGATGTTTTCATTATTGAGCTCCTGAGTTAGCTTATCTAGCTTCTGACGCAGATCTTCTTTTAGTTTTGAGcaattttttctgtttcctttttgtgGACTAGTCTGGTGGATTGCTCTTCGACTATATCTGCATTGTTAATAATTTCTCTGAATAAGACCCTCAACTACATAAAGAGAAGCAAACTCCGATCACCACTTCTAGCATCGAAGAGCACAAAACTTGACGTCTTAAAGCAATAGTCGAATCCTCAGCATGGTTCCATACTCGCATGCTTCAATATTCTGAAAATAAGCAACATCGAGCACACCACACTGTTTCTCCGAAGGCCCGTGCAACCAAGAACCGTGCATGAACGTCTACTGTCATGATTATCGACTCTGTACACAGAAAATCCAATGTCACTACGGCCATTACATGTCGAATCAATGCGGCCAACGGCACACACAACACAAGACGCCCGTCCGAATGCCAAAAGATATACCGCA is a window from the Rhodamnia argentea isolate NSW1041297 chromosome 8, ASM2092103v1, whole genome shotgun sequence genome containing:
- the LOC115736563 gene encoding tropinone reductase homolog At2g29360-like isoform X6, whose product is MAHEGNGTASGCSSRNNGNSNRWSLQGMTALVTGGTKGIGHAVVEELARLGATVHTCSRNEAEIDQCLKHWLSKGFRVSGSACDVSSRSEREKLMSTVSSLFDGKLNILINNVGTLGNNSTTNIVTPTVDYAEEDFSFVMTTNFESAYHLSWLAHPFLKASGAGSIVFLSSVTSVVSVEGATLYSATKGAMNQLAKNLACEWAKDNIRSNAIAPWFIQTPLVDPLSNNEKFVGEVIARTPLGRIGEPNEVSSLVAFLCLPAASYITGQIICVDGGFTVNGLSFPRA